A single genomic interval of Candidatus Methanomethylicota archaeon harbors:
- a CDS encoding fructose-1,6-bisphosphatase, whose translation MKVTVSLIKADVGSLAGHHIVHPKQIEVARENLKLAAETGLILDFYVFNCGDDLELLMTHTKGEDNPEIHGLAWNTFKMVTDNVSKPMKLYAAGQDLLSDAFSGNVRGLGPGVAEMEFEERPSEPIIVFAADKTEPGAFNLPLFRVFADPFNTAGLVIDPRLHKGFSFTVLDVLEGLRVTLNCPEEMYDLLALLGTTGRYVIHKIHSREGLIAASCSTTRLSLIAGRYVGKDDPVCIVRTQSGLPAVGEVLEAFSFPHLVAGWMRGSHYGPLMPVSLRDAKCTRFDGPPRIVALGFQLNNGKLIGPADLFDDPAFEYTRMKVMEVADYMRRHGPFMPARLGPDEMEYTTLPQVLEKLKDRFEKVK comes from the coding sequence TTGAAGGTTACTGTAAGTTTAATTAAAGCTGATGTTGGAAGCTTGGCGGGGCATCATATAGTTCATCCAAAGCAGATTGAAGTTGCTAGGGAGAATCTAAAATTGGCTGCTGAAACTGGTCTTATACTGGACTTCTACGTCTTCAATTGTGGTGATGATTTGGAGCTTTTAATGACGCATACTAAGGGTGAGGATAATCCTGAAATTCATGGTTTAGCTTGGAATACCTTCAAGATGGTTACTGATAATGTTTCAAAGCCCATGAAGCTCTATGCTGCTGGTCAAGACCTATTGAGTGATGCATTTTCAGGTAATGTTAGGGGTTTAGGGCCTGGGGTTGCTGAAATGGAGTTTGAGGAGAGGCCTAGTGAGCCCATCATAGTTTTTGCAGCTGATAAGACTGAGCCTGGAGCCTTCAACCTCCCATTATTCAGAGTCTTTGCAGATCCATTCAATACTGCTGGGCTTGTCATAGATCCAAGGCTTCATAAAGGGTTCAGCTTCACAGTGCTGGATGTTTTGGAGGGGTTAAGGGTTACATTGAATTGCCCTGAAGAAATGTATGATCTCTTAGCACTACTTGGAACCACTGGTAGGTATGTTATACATAAGATTCATAGTAGGGAGGGGTTGATTGCAGCTTCATGCTCCACAACTAGATTATCCCTCATTGCCGGTAGATATGTTGGTAAAGATGATCCAGTATGTATTGTTAGGACGCAGAGTGGTCTCCCAGCTGTGGGTGAGGTTTTGGAGGCATTTTCCTTCCCACATCTGGTTGCTGGTTGGATGAGGGGGAGTCATTACGGCCCATTAATGCCAGTTTCATTGAGGGATGCTAAGTGCACTAGGTTTGATGGTCCACCAAGGATTGTGGCGTTAGGATTCCAGTTGAATAATGGTAAGCTCATAGGTCCAGCCGATTTGTTTGATGATCCAGCTTTCGAATATACTAGGATGAAGGTTATGGAGGTTGCTGATTACATGCGTAGGCATGGCCCATTCATGCCTGCTAGGCTAGGTC